Part of the Novosphingobium sp. ZN18A2 genome, GCAGGAAAAACAGGGGCGGCCCGCGCCGGCTTCGTCCGCAGAACCGAAGCCGGCGCGGGCCGATACCGCAGGCAGGATCGGGGGTTCAGCCGGCGGTAAGGGTCTTACCCGTGGTAAGCGCGACTTCGGTTGCGCCCTGCGATGACCGGGCCAGGCGCACCATGTCACGGTCGGCCTGGCGGTGCAGGCGGGCAAGCGTCACTTCGTCCGCCGCGAACACGATGTTCGCCCGCACGCTTTGCATGGAACTGCTGCTGCGCGGCATCGGCTCTATCCCGGAAAGGCCGGCCACGGCGTTCAGCGCCGCACGGTCAAGCCGCGAACTGCCCGAGGTGCGGCGCAGCACCACATCGACCGGCGCGCCGTCCGCGCCGACGCGGAAGCTGATGGAGGCATAACCGGATTCAGGCCCGTTGCGCCCGAAATAGCTCGGATAGCGCAAGTTGGTGTCGATCGCCCCGGAAACGTCGGCGACCCAGGCGGCCAGCGTGGGTCGGTTGGCCTCGATTTCGATAGGGGTGCGTCCTTGCGCCGCCACTTGCACGGGCGAAAGCAGAACGACGGCAGAAGCCGCCACAAGGGCGTATTTCATCGCAACATCCTTCCCATTTTGTTTTTGCCGGCCGCAACCAAAAACGGCGCGAAAACGCGCTTGACGAGTTTAGTAGCGGCCGAAGGGGGGATGGCATGCGTTCTGCGGACCACGCGCTGTCCCAACCGGAACAGCAACATTAAATTGCCCACTGGTCAAGAGCGCCGCAATTTACCGTAAGCTAAAACCCTGATGGTCGATGTAAAATTTTTCGACACCCGGTCGGATACTGTACCGGAAGCCTGCATTTTCCACGCGGTCCCAGCCCGGTCCGCCAATCCCGGTCGTTACGGAAACGCGAGTCGGCCGATGATGGGGGTGCGGGGTGGACGCGCACAATCGCCCACCCGCCTGCCAAATAGTGAGGCGAACTTCAGATTTGGGCCACCAGGGTCTGCGGGGATTCAGGTCAGGCCGCCTGTGCCTCTTCCGGCATGTACTTGAGCACGTGTCCGGCGAAATCGACATCCTGCCTGTTCGCCGCGCCATCGATGGCAAAGCCGGCATAGCCCTTGTCCGCCACGTCGTCGCAAATGTCGCGATAGGCGTGGACCCCGCCAATGAAGGGCATGAAGATGCGCGGCTTGCCCGGTATGTTCGCGCCCAGGTACCAGGAATTGGCCTGCATATAGACCGTCGGTTGGGCAAATTCGTTGCCCATCGCCACCCAGCCCTGTTCGAACTCGGGCAGCGGCTCGACCTCGCCCGCACCGCGCTTTTCCATCTCGGCCAACAGCGCGGCGATCCATTCCACGTGCTGTTCGATCGAGGTGACCATGTTGGACAGGACCGAGGGGCTGCCCGGGCCGGTGACCATGAACAGGTTGGGAAAGCCCGCGCTCATCAGCCCCAGATAGGTGAGCGGCCCGCCTTCCCACTTGTCGTTCAGCGCCAGCCCGTCACGCCCGCGGATGTCGATCCGGCTCAGCGAACCGGTCATGGCGTCGAAGCCCGTCGCCAGGACGATGGCGTCGACGTCGTATGTCCCGCCAGTGGTGCGCACGCCGGATGACACCACCGTTTCGATCGGCGTGGCGTTCAGGTCCACCAGATCCACGTTGTCGCGGTTGTAGGTCTCGTAATACTCGATATCGACGCAGAGCCGCTTCGACGCGAAGGGATAGCTGGTCGGGCACAGCAGCTCCGCCACTTCGGGATCGTCCACGCGTGCACGTATCCTGTCGCGGACATAGCCGGCGATCCGGTCCGCCGCGGCAAGGTCCAGCCCGCTGTCCGGGTGCGAGCCGACGAAGCCCACCAGCCCGCCGACCGCCCAGCGCCGGTCGAGATCGGCCTTCAGTTCTTCCGGCGTGGATGCCAGCACGGGCTTTTCCGTCGGCGGCAGCACGCGCGACGCGCCGACCAGCGAATGCCGCGCCTCCTTGCGCATTTCGGGATAGACCGCCTGGATCTTCGCGTGGTCTTCGTCCGTCAGCGGGTGGTTGTGCGCGGGCACCGCGAAGTTGGGCGTGCGCTGGAACACGGTAAGCCGGTCCGCCTGCCGGGCGATGTGCGGGATGGACTGGATCGCGCTGGACCCGGTGCCGATCACCGCCACGCGCTTTCCGGTAAAGTCCACGCCTTCGTGCGGCCACTGGCCGGTCATGTAGATCGGGCCGGAAAAATCGTCGAGGCCGGGGATGTTCGGCCGGTTGAACGAAGACAGGCAGCCCGTGCCCATGATGCAATAGTGCGCGCTGTAGTGTTCGCCCTTGTCGGTCTCGATCGTCCAGCGCTTGCTGTCGTCATCCCACCTTGCGGACGTTACCCGCGTCGAGAAGGCGATGTCCCGGCGCAAGTCGAACCGGTCCGCCACATGGCGCAGGTAGGAAAGGATTTCGGGCTGCGCGGCATAGCGTTCGGACCATTTCCATTCGCGTTGAAGGTCTTCGTCGAACGAATAGGAATATTCGAAGCTCTCGATATCGCAGCGCGCGCCCGGATAGCGGTTCCAGTACCAGGTGCCGCCCACATCGTCGCCCGCTTCGATGACGTGCGTGGAAAGGCCCATCTTGCGCAACGTGTGCAGCATATAGAGGCCGGAAAACCCGGCTCCAACAACAAGAGCGTCAACCGTTCGCGCTTCCGCGGGGCGCCCGTTCCCAGTGCGCTCGTCCATTGCAATTCTCCCGATCGTATCGTTTGCGCTATCATGCGATAGGCAGGCCGGTGAGTCCAGCCGATGCAACAATGCGAAGGGGATGGCTTGGCCCGCGCCGCCTCGTCCGCAGAACCGAAACCGGCGCGGGCCGCTACCGCAGGTGGAAGCCGGGCTTCAGCCGGCGGTAGGAGCAGCGCTTGTCGTCAGGGCAATTTCGTTCCTGCCCTCGGAAGTGGCTGCCAGCCGGGCCATGTCGCGCCTTTCCTCGCGTGCCAGTTCGGCCAGAGTCACCGCGTCCGCCGCGAACAGGATATTGGCGCGCACCTTGCGCGCGACGCCAGCGGTCGCGGGCAGCGGACCGATGTTCGTCATACCCGCAACCGCAAGCATCGCCGCGCGATCGAGGCGCTTGTTGCCCGTCGAGCGGCGCAAGGTCACATCCACCGGCGATCCGTCCGCACCGACGCGGAAGGTGATCGAAGCGTATCCGGATTCAGGGAGAGCGGGGAAGCTGTCCAGAGGATAGCGCAGATTTTCGTCGAGCGCCTTCGATACATCGGACACCCAGCCGGAAAGCGTCACGCGCGGCGCCTTGATCTCGATGGGAGCCCGATCCTTCGCAAGCGATTGCCCGGGCGCAAGCAGAACGACGGCGAACGCCGCCAGGTGAGCATAATTCATCGCAACATCCTTCCCGTTCATGTTGAACCGGCCACAACCGATCGGGCGCGATAACGCGCCAAACGATCACATTGCGGCCGAAGGGGGGATGACGTGCGTTCTGCGGGCCACGCGCTGTCCCAAGCGGACGGAAACAGGAAATTGCGCCGCAGTCAAACTTCAAGCAACTTTCAATTAACCAACGCCAAGATTTGCAATGTTAATTTTTTGACCTGAGCGTTCATCAGCGCGCGTCGCAACACCGGGCAGGTTCGATCAGACCGGCAGGATGGGCGGGAGCCGGTGCGACTCGGCCCGGCCAGAGGCGCGACACTGCCCCCCTGCGCTACCTGTTCAGGGCACCAGTATCGTCTCGCGCGCGGCGGGTTCGGTCTGCGGATAATCGAGGTTGTAGTGCAACCCGCGGCTTTCATGCCGGTGGCGCGCGCTCTTCACGATCAGTTCCGCCACCTGGTGCAGGTTGCGCAGTTCGATCAGGTCCGCCGTCACGCGGAAATGCGCGTAATATTCGGCGATCTCGGCCTTCAGCGTCTTGATCCGGTGTTGCGCACGCTCAAGCCGTTTGTTGGTGCGAACGATGCCCACGTAGTTCCACATGAAGCGCCGGATTTCGGTCCAGTTCTGCTTGATGACCACTTCCTCGTCAGAATCGGTCACGCGGCTGGCATCCCACGGGTTGAGCGCGGGAGGCGTATCGAACTCGTCCCAGTGTTCGATGATGTGATGCGCGGCGGAATCGCCGAATACGAAGCATTCGAGAAGCGAGTTGGAGGCAAGGCGGTTGGCGCCGTGCAGCCCGCTTTCCGAACATTCGCCAATCGCATAAAGGCCCGTCAGGTCCGCGCGCCCGTTCAGGTCGGTCAGCACGCCGCCGCAGGTATAGTGCTGCGCGGGGACGACCGGGATCGGCTCTTTCGTCATGTCGATGCCCAGCCCCAGCAGCCGTTCGTAGATCGTCGGGAAGTGATGCCGGACGAATTCGGGCTCCTTGTGGCTGATATCCAGGTGGACGTAATCGAGGCCGAAGCGCTTGATCTGGTCGTCATTGGCGCGCGCCACGATGTCGCGCGGGGCCAGTTCCGCGCGCTCGTCGTAATCGGGCATATATCGGTGGCCGGTTACAGGGTGCTTCAGTATCCCGCCTTCACCGCGAACCGCCTCTGTTATCAGGAAATTCTTGACCTCGAGGTTATAGAGGCAGGTGGGGTGGAACTGCATGAATTCCATGTTGGAGACGCGGCAGCCCGCGCGCCATGCCATCGCGATCCCGTCTCCCGTCGCGCCGCGCGGCGCGGTCGAGAACAGGTAGGTTCGCCCTGCCCCGCCCGTGGCAAGGATCGTCGCCTTGGCGGAAAGGCATTCCACCCGCCCCGCGTCCTTGTTCAGTGCATAGACGCCCCATGCGCGGCGCTGCCCCTTGGGGTGCGCGCGGTGCCGGTCGGTCACAAGGTCGATCGCGACCATGTTGGGCTTCAGCGTGATGTTGGGATGCGCATTCGCCGCCTTCAGCAACGCTTCCTGCACCGCCCAGCCGGTGGCATCGTTCACATGGACGATGCGACGATGCGAATGCCCGCCCTCGCGCGTCAGGTGAAGCGCGCCCTTTTCATTGTTGAACGGCACGCCCAGATCGATCAGCCGCTGGATCGCCTCGGGTGCGTGTTCCACCACGAATTCCACGGTTTCGCGCCGGTTGAGGCCCGCCCCGGCGACCATCGTATCGCGAATGTGGTCTTCGAACGTGTCGCCCTTGTCGAGCACGGCGGCGATGCCGCCCTGCGCCCACGCGGTCGATCCTTCGTCCAGTCCGCCCTTCGCCAGCACCATCACGCGGCAATGTTCGGCCAGCACCAACGCTGCCGTAAGCCCTGCCGCGCCCGAACCGACGATCAGGACATCATGGTTGCTCACGCCGGTTGCTTCGCGGTCAGTTCGACGAATACGTCTTCAAGGTCCGCCTCGCGCGTGGACACGTCGACAATGCCGCAACCCAGGCCCTGGACGACCGCCAGCACCTCGCCCGCGTTCATCCGGTCCTTGTCGTAGGTAATCTCTACCTCGCGCTCGTTGCTGATGCGGCTCTTGAGGAAAGCCTGGTGCTGCGGCGCCTGTTCAAGTTCGCGGTCGAGCGTCAGCACCACGATCTTCTCGCGCGCCATGTCCACCAGTTCGCGCGTCGGCTTGTCTGCGATCAACTGGCCGTGGTTGATGATCGCGATGCGGTCACACAGTTCCTCTGCCTCTTCGAGGTAGTGCGTGGTGAGCACCACGGTCACGCCTTCGTCGTTCAGTTCGGTCACCAGTTCCCAAAGCTGGCGGCGCAGTTCCACGTCCACGCCCGCGGTCGGCTCGTCCAGCACAAGGATCGGCGGCGAATGCACCATCGCCTTGGCGATCAGCAGGCGGCGCTTCATGCCGCCCGAAAGCGTGCGCGAATAGGCATCGCGCTTGTCGGCCAGGTGCACTTCGCGCAGCAGCGCTTCCGACCGGCGCAGCGCCTTGGGCACGCCATAAAGGCCCGCCTGGTTTTCCAGCACCTCATACGGCGTGAAGAACGGATCGAACACGATTTCCTGCGGCACTATGCCGATGCTGGCCTTCGCGTTGCGCATGTCGCGGTCGATATCGAAGCCCCAGATCTCCGCCGTGCCGGAGGTTTTCATCACCAGCCCGGCAAGGATGTTGATAAGCGTGGACTTGCCCGCGCCGTTGGGGCCGAGAAGGCCGAATATCTGGCCCTGCGGCACATCGAAGCTGACGCCGCCCAGCGCGAGCTTGCCCTCTCCCTTGCCGGTGGGGGCGTAACGCTTGACGAGATCCTTGATGCGGATGGCTGGTGGCGGGGTATCCATGCGCCGCTGCCTGCCGCGCGCGGCGCGCAAAGTAAAGGCCCGGATCGATCCGCAGGCAGCTTGCCGCACCGCAGCGATTTTGCTAGCGGCGCTGTCCATGATCCAGCCTCCTGAAACCGTGACGACCGACCAGCCCCGCGTCTGCTGCGACGGGGCCAGTTCGATCCGCTCCACCGGCGCCTACAAGCCCAGCGCACTGGGCCACCCGCGCATCTGGCTTGAGATCGACGAGAAGGGCTATGTCGACTGCCCTTATTGCGATCGTCGCTTCGTGCTTGAAGGCGGCCCCGCGCAGCCGGGCATCGACGAACTGGAACCGGGCGACCTTCCGGCGCCGGGAGACGGCTCGGTCGCGTAATCGCCGCGCCGGGCGTTGGCGCTTTGCGTCCAAGCGCCTATATCCGGCGGCATGACACAGACGCCCGATCCCCGTTCGCTGCTCTATCGTCCCGGCCTGCTCGATCCCGATACCGCGCAGCGGTTGACGGCAGAGGCGCTGAAAGCCTGCGACGATGGCGAGCTTTACATGCAGTTCATCGCCAGCGAATCGTTCGGGTTCGACGACGGGCGACTGAAGACGGCGGACTATTCGCGCGATGCCGGTTTCGGCCTGCGCGGCGTTTCCGGAGAGATGACGGGCTTTGCCCACGCGAACGAGATTTCCGCCGCCGCCATCGCGCGCGCCGGCGAGACGCTGGCGCTGCTCGATCCGGCGAAGGGCCAGCCCGCTCCGCCGCCGCGCAGCACCAACCGCCACCTCTATACCGACGCGTCCCCGCTGGACCTTGTGCCTTTCGAAAAGAAGGTGAAGCTGCTGGAAATGATCGACGCGGCCGCCCGCGCCCGCGACCCGCGCGTGGCACAGGTTTCCGCCTCGCTCGCCGCATCGTGGTCGGTGGTGGAAATCGTGCGTGCAGACGGCTTCATCGGGCAGGACATCCGCCCGCTGGTGCGGCTCAACGTGCAGATCGTGGCCGAACGCGACGGCCGCCGCGAGGTGGGCAGCTTCGGCATCGGCGGACGCCGCCTTTACGATGACCTGTTCGAACCGGAAACCTGGAACCGCGCGATCGACACCGCGCTGGCGCAGGCGCTGGCCAACCTTGAATCGGTGCCCGCGCCCGCCGGAGAGATGACCGTCCTTCTCGGCCCCGGCTGGCCCGGCGTGTTGCTGCACGAAGCGGTGGGCCACGGGCTGGAAGGCGATTTCAACCGCAAGGGCACCAGTGCCTTTTCCGGCCGCATCGGAGAGCGCGTGGCCGCCCCCGGCGTGACCGTGGTGGACGACGGCACGATGGCCGGCGTTGGCGGACAGGGCCGCCGCGGATCGCTTTCCATCGACGACGAGGGCACGCCGACGCAGGAAAACGTGCTGATCGAGGACGGTGTGCTGAAGGGCTATATCCAGGACCGGCTGAATGCACGCCTGATGGGCGTTGCCCCCACCGGTAACGGGCGGCGCGAATCCTATGCTCACGCGCCGATGCCGCGCATGACCAACACTTTCATGCGCGCCGGAAACGACGATCCGGCAGAGCTGCTTTCGCGCGTCAGGGACGGCATCTATGCCAAGTCGTTCGGCGGCGGGCAGGTGGACATCACCAGCGGCAAGTTCGTGTTCAGTTGCACGGAAGCCTACCGCGTGGAAAACGGAAAGCTGGGCGCGCCGGTCAAGGGCGCAACGCTGATCGGCGACGGCCCCAGCGTGCTGGGCAAGGTAACCGGCATCGGCAACGACCTGGAACTGGACGAAGGCATCGGCGTGTGCGGCAAGGGCGGCCAGTCGGTTCCGGCAGGCGTGGGCCAGCCGACCCTGCTGGTTTCGGGACTTACCGTTGGCGGAACCGCCTGAATCCGCGACAATTCGCGACAACAATTCGTGGAACTTCACCACCGGTTCAGCGCATTTGTGATTAGACTATCCGGGAAATTGCACGAAAGGACCGATTCCATGCGCAATACCGTTGCCAAGGTCGGCCTCGCGCTGGCCGCCGCGTCGATGATCGCCGTGCCCGCCGCCGAAGCCCGCACGAAAAAGACACCGCAGGAAGAACTGGCCAAGGCGCTGAAGGGCCGCGTCGCCGGAAAGCCGGTGAACTGCATCTGGATGCCAACCGTCGATTCCACCCAGATCATCGACAAGACCGCCATCATCTACAAGGCGGGAAGCACCTGGTATGTGAACTTTCCGAAGACCGGTGCGGATTCGCTGGACGACGACGATATCCTGGTGACCAAGCTATATACGTCCAACCTGTGCTCTATCGATACCGTGCAACTGCATGATCGCACGTCGGGCATGTGGTCCGGCTTTGTCGGGCTGGGGCCGTTCATCCCCTATACCAAGCCCAAGGACGGGCAAAAGGACGCGGGCGAAAGCGGAAAGTGACGCAAGTGACCCCGGCGGCAGGCGCATTGGCGTTTGGCGGGCTGGCCCGCGGGTGACGGCGGCAACGCGCTTCTGGGCGCGGGACATCCTGCATTTCTGGTTCGCAAAACTGCGTCCGCAGCAGCGGTTCGCACGCGACGATGCGGTGGATGCCCTGCTGCGCCGCCACTTCGCGCCGCTGCTTCCCGGCCTTTCGCACCAGCCTGTTTCCGGCTTCCTGTCCGATCCGCTGACCGCGCGCGCGGCGATCCTGCTGTTCGACCAGGTGCCGCGCAACGTGTTCCGCGACGATCCGCGCGCTTTCGCGTTCGATCCGCTCGCCCGCGCGATAACGCACGGCGCGATTGCGCGCGGGTTCGACAAGGGCCTTGCGCTGGAGCAGCGCCAGTTCCTTTACATGCCGCTGATGCACAGCGAACATATCGCCGACCAGCGCGAAAGCGTGCGGCGCTTCACATCGCTGGGCAGCGCCTATGTTACCGGGTTCGCCCGCGCGCACTATCGCATGGTGGCGCGCTTCGGCCGCTTCCCGCACCGCAACGCGGTTCTGGGCCGTGCCTCCACGCCTGCCGAAAAGCGCGCCGTCGCTGCCGGGAACCACTGGTAATACCAAGGCGCTAAGATGCTGACGCATCACGCCTTGGAAATGTTCAAGCGCCACACGGGCTTAACCAAAGCCCGATGAGTCAAGCTCATCGCGCTTGGGTATGACTTGCCAGTCGCGCGCGGTGCCCCTTATGGCGCGCGCATGAATCTCCGCCTTGCCACCCCCGCAGACGTTCCCGCGCTTGGCGCGCTGTCCCGGCGCGCGATGTCGGCCAAGTGGGAACATCTCTATCGCCCCGAAGATTTCGCCGCGTGGATCGAAAGCAGCCATTCGGACCGCAAGATCGAAAGCGAAATCGCCGATCCGGCAATGCGCGTCGCGGTGATGGAAGACGCGGGCGAACTGGTCGCGTTCTGCAAGCTCAACCTTTCGGCCAGCTTCGACCGCGACCATTCGGACGCTGCAAACCCGCTTGAACTGAAGCAGCTTTATACCGCGCCCGAACGGCTTGGCCGGGGGCTTGGCGCGCGGCTGATGGACTGGACGCTGGATCAGGCGCGCGCGGCGGGCGCGGACGAGATCCAGCTTTCGGTATGGAGCGGCAACCACGATGCGCAGCGGTTCTACCGTCGCTATGGCTTCGCGAAGATAGCGGACATCACGTATCCGGTGGGCGAACAGATCGACGAGGAGTTCCTTTTCGCGCTTCGTCTCTGACCGTTTGCCCCGCCCCGTCGCAGCGCCTATATGGCGGGCCATGTCTTCGATCCGTCCCTGGCGCGATATCGCGCGCCGAAACAGCCGCCAGATCATGGTCGGCAGCGTCCCCGTTGGCGGCGATGCGCCGATTACCGTGCAGACGATGACCAACACGCCCACGTCGGACGCGGCGGCGACGATCGACCAGATCCGCCGATGCGAGGACGCGGGCGCGGACCTGATCCGCGTTTCGTGCCCAGACGTGGAAAGCACTGCCGCGTTCCGTGCAATCGCAAAAGCCGCGCGGGTGCCGCTGATCGCGGACATCCATTTCCACTACAAGCGCGCGCTGGAAGCGGCGGATGCGGGCGCGGCCTGCCTGCGCATCAACCCCGGCAATATCGGCAGCAGCGAACGCGTTGCCGAAGTGGTGCGCGCGGCCAAGGCCAACGGCTGCGCGATCCGCATCGGCGTGAACGCGGGATCGCTGGAAAAGGACTTGCTGGAAAAATACGGCGAGCCCTGCCCCGAAGCGCTGGTGGAATCCGCGCTGGACCATATCAAGCTGCTGCAGGATCACGATTTCCACGAATACAAGGTGGCCGTGAAGGCCAGCGACGTGTTCCTTGCCGTTGCCGCCTATATGGGCCTTGCCGAAGCGGTCGATTGCCCGCTGCACCTTGGCATCACCGAAGCGGGCGGGCTGATTGGCGGAACGGTGAAAAGCGCGATCGGCATCGGCAACCTGCTGTGGGCCGGGATTGGCGACACGATCCGCGTATCGCTTTCGGCCGAGCCGGAGCAGGAAGTGCGCGTGGGCTTTGAAATCCTGAAATCGCTGGGCCTGCGCACGCGCGGGGTGCGCGTGGTTTCATGTCCCAGCTGCGCGCGGCAGGGCTTTGACGTGGTGAAGACCGTCTCGATCCTGGAAGACCGGCTGAGCCACATCAAGACGCCGCTCTCGCTTTCGGTGCTGGGCTGCGTGGTCAACGGCCCCGGCGAGGCGCGCGAAACAGACATCGGCATCACCGGCGGCGGTGCGGGCAAGCACATGGTCTATCTTTCGGGCGTGACCGACCACCACGTGACGAGCGACGCCATGCTCGATCACATCGTGGAACTGGTCGAAGCGAAGGCCGCCGAAATCGAGGCGCAGATGACCGACGCGGGCAAGGCCGACGTAGCCGCCTGAGCAATTGGTCCCGATCCAGCTTGAACTTTGCGTAACCCTTT contains:
- the nadB gene encoding L-aspartate oxidase, translated to MSNHDVLIVGSGAAGLTAALVLAEHCRVMVLAKGGLDEGSTAWAQGGIAAVLDKGDTFEDHIRDTMVAGAGLNRRETVEFVVEHAPEAIQRLIDLGVPFNNEKGALHLTREGGHSHRRIVHVNDATGWAVQEALLKAANAHPNITLKPNMVAIDLVTDRHRAHPKGQRRAWGVYALNKDAGRVECLSAKATILATGGAGRTYLFSTAPRGATGDGIAMAWRAGCRVSNMEFMQFHPTCLYNLEVKNFLITEAVRGEGGILKHPVTGHRYMPDYDERAELAPRDIVARANDDQIKRFGLDYVHLDISHKEPEFVRHHFPTIYERLLGLGIDMTKEPIPVVPAQHYTCGGVLTDLNGRADLTGLYAIGECSESGLHGANRLASNSLLECFVFGDSAAHHIIEHWDEFDTPPALNPWDASRVTDSDEEVVIKQNWTEIRRFMWNYVGIVRTNKRLERAQHRIKTLKAEIAEYYAHFRVTADLIELRNLHQVAELIVKSARHRHESRGLHYNLDYPQTEPAARETILVP
- a CDS encoding TonB family protein, whose protein sequence is MKYALVAASAVVLLSPVQVAAQGRTPIEIEANRPTLAAWVADVSGAIDTNLRYPSYFGRNGPESGYASISFRVGADGAPVDVVLRRTSGSSRLDRAALNAVAGLSGIEPMPRSSSSMQSVRANIVFAADEVTLARLHRQADRDMVRLARSSQGATEVALTTGKTLTAG
- the tldD gene encoding metalloprotease TldD, with translation MTQTPDPRSLLYRPGLLDPDTAQRLTAEALKACDDGELYMQFIASESFGFDDGRLKTADYSRDAGFGLRGVSGEMTGFAHANEISAAAIARAGETLALLDPAKGQPAPPPRSTNRHLYTDASPLDLVPFEKKVKLLEMIDAAARARDPRVAQVSASLAASWSVVEIVRADGFIGQDIRPLVRLNVQIVAERDGRREVGSFGIGGRRLYDDLFEPETWNRAIDTALAQALANLESVPAPAGEMTVLLGPGWPGVLLHEAVGHGLEGDFNRKGTSAFSGRIGERVAAPGVTVVDDGTMAGVGGQGRRGSLSIDDEGTPTQENVLIEDGVLKGYIQDRLNARLMGVAPTGNGRRESYAHAPMPRMTNTFMRAGNDDPAELLSRVRDGIYAKSFGGGQVDITSGKFVFSCTEAYRVENGKLGAPVKGATLIGDGPSVLGKVTGIGNDLELDEGIGVCGKGGQSVPAGVGQPTLLVSGLTVGGTA
- a CDS encoding energy transducer TonB, which codes for MNYAHLAAFAVVLLAPGQSLAKDRAPIEIKAPRVTLSGWVSDVSKALDENLRYPLDSFPALPESGYASITFRVGADGSPVDVTLRRSTGNKRLDRAAMLAVAGMTNIGPLPATAGVARKVRANILFAADAVTLAELAREERRDMARLAATSEGRNEIALTTSAAPTAG
- a CDS encoding zinc-finger domain-containing protein translates to MIQPPETVTTDQPRVCCDGASSIRSTGAYKPSALGHPRIWLEIDEKGYVDCPYCDRRFVLEGGPAQPGIDELEPGDLPAPGDGSVA
- a CDS encoding ABC transporter ATP-binding protein — protein: MDTPPPAIRIKDLVKRYAPTGKGEGKLALGGVSFDVPQGQIFGLLGPNGAGKSTLINILAGLVMKTSGTAEIWGFDIDRDMRNAKASIGIVPQEIVFDPFFTPYEVLENQAGLYGVPKALRRSEALLREVHLADKRDAYSRTLSGGMKRRLLIAKAMVHSPPILVLDEPTAGVDVELRRQLWELVTELNDEGVTVVLTTHYLEEAEELCDRIAIINHGQLIADKPTRELVDMAREKIVVLTLDRELEQAPQHQAFLKSRISNEREVEITYDKDRMNAGEVLAVVQGLGCGIVDVSTREADLEDVFVELTAKQPA
- a CDS encoding NAD(P)/FAD-dependent oxidoreductase; this encodes MDERTGNGRPAEARTVDALVVGAGFSGLYMLHTLRKMGLSTHVIEAGDDVGGTWYWNRYPGARCDIESFEYSYSFDEDLQREWKWSERYAAQPEILSYLRHVADRFDLRRDIAFSTRVTSARWDDDSKRWTIETDKGEHYSAHYCIMGTGCLSSFNRPNIPGLDDFSGPIYMTGQWPHEGVDFTGKRVAVIGTGSSAIQSIPHIARQADRLTVFQRTPNFAVPAHNHPLTDEDHAKIQAVYPEMRKEARHSLVGASRVLPPTEKPVLASTPEELKADLDRRWAVGGLVGFVGSHPDSGLDLAAADRIAGYVRDRIRARVDDPEVAELLCPTSYPFASKRLCVDIEYYETYNRDNVDLVDLNATPIETVVSSGVRTTGGTYDVDAIVLATGFDAMTGSLSRIDIRGRDGLALNDKWEGGPLTYLGLMSAGFPNLFMVTGPGSPSVLSNMVTSIEQHVEWIAALLAEMEKRGAGEVEPLPEFEQGWVAMGNEFAQPTVYMQANSWYLGANIPGKPRIFMPFIGGVHAYRDICDDVADKGYAGFAIDGAANRQDVDFAGHVLKYMPEEAQAA
- a CDS encoding DUF924 family protein, with translation MTAATRFWARDILHFWFAKLRPQQRFARDDAVDALLRRHFAPLLPGLSHQPVSGFLSDPLTARAAILLFDQVPRNVFRDDPRAFAFDPLARAITHGAIARGFDKGLALEQRQFLYMPLMHSEHIADQRESVRRFTSLGSAYVTGFARAHYRMVARFGRFPHRNAVLGRASTPAEKRAVAAGNHW
- the ispG gene encoding flavodoxin-dependent (E)-4-hydroxy-3-methylbut-2-enyl-diphosphate synthase; amino-acid sequence: MSSIRPWRDIARRNSRQIMVGSVPVGGDAPITVQTMTNTPTSDAAATIDQIRRCEDAGADLIRVSCPDVESTAAFRAIAKAARVPLIADIHFHYKRALEAADAGAACLRINPGNIGSSERVAEVVRAAKANGCAIRIGVNAGSLEKDLLEKYGEPCPEALVESALDHIKLLQDHDFHEYKVAVKASDVFLAVAAYMGLAEAVDCPLHLGITEAGGLIGGTVKSAIGIGNLLWAGIGDTIRVSLSAEPEQEVRVGFEILKSLGLRTRGVRVVSCPSCARQGFDVVKTVSILEDRLSHIKTPLSLSVLGCVVNGPGEARETDIGITGGGAGKHMVYLSGVTDHHVTSDAMLDHIVELVEAKAAEIEAQMTDAGKADVAA
- a CDS encoding GNAT family N-acetyltransferase, coding for MNLRLATPADVPALGALSRRAMSAKWEHLYRPEDFAAWIESSHSDRKIESEIADPAMRVAVMEDAGELVAFCKLNLSASFDRDHSDAANPLELKQLYTAPERLGRGLGARLMDWTLDQARAAGADEIQLSVWSGNHDAQRFYRRYGFAKIADITYPVGEQIDEEFLFALRL